From Rhea pennata isolate bPtePen1 chromosome 26, bPtePen1.pri, whole genome shotgun sequence, the proteins below share one genomic window:
- the LOC134151324 gene encoding keratin, type I cytoskeletal 19, with protein sequence MASYSFRQTLSSASGGLGGSSARLGGGSFRAPSIHGGSGGRGVSVSSARFVSSGLGSGVGGGYGSSFSSSFSGGFGGGYGGCLGSGDGLLSGNEKTTMQNLNDRLASYLDKVRALEEANSDLEIKIREWYQKQGPGPARDYSPYYKTIEDLREKILAATIDNSKIVLQIDNARLAADDFKTKFETEQALRMSVEADINGLRRVLDELTLARTDLELQIENLKEELAYLKKNHEEEMSALGGQIAGQVSVEVDSAPGIDLSKILADMRDQYEHMAEKNRKDAEAWFHNKTEELNREVAVNTEQLQSSKSEVTDLRRTVQGLEIELQSQLSMKAALENTLADTEERYSAQLAQTQALIGNLEAQLAELRADIERQNNEYKSLIDIKARLEQEIATYRQLLEGQESQMFGSLSATADKGDKLTDGKKY encoded by the exons ATGGCCAGTTACAGCTTCAGGCAAACTCTCTCTTCCGCATCAGGGGGACTTGGTGGCTCCTCGGCCCGTCTTGGTGGAGGTTCCTTTAGGGCCCCAAGTATCCATGGTGGATCTGGTGGCAGAGGTGTCTCAGTCTCTTCTGCTAGATTTGTCTCTTCTGGCCTAGGAAGTGGTGTGGGTGGCGGATATGGTAGTAGTTTCAGCAGTAGCTTCAGTGGTGGCTTTGGTGGTGGATACGGTGGTTGTCTGGGCAGTGGTGATGGCCtcctttcaggaaatgaaaagacaaCTATGCAAAATCTGAATGATCGCCTAGCATCTTACTTGGACAAAGTACGTGCACTGGAAGAGGCAAATTCTGATCTTGAAATTAAAATCCGAGAGTGGTACCAGAAACAAGGACCAGGGCCTGCTCGGGATTACAGTCCTTATTATAAGACTATCGAAGATCTTCGAGAAAAG ATCCTCGCTGCCACTATCGACAACTCCAAGATCGTCTTGCAGATTGATAATGCCAGGCTGGCTGCTGATGACTTTAAAACCAA gttTGAAACAGAGCAAGCTCTTCGCATGAGCGTGGAGGCTGACATCAACGGCCTGCGCAGAGTCCTGGATGAGCTGACCCTGGCCAGGACAGACTTGGAGCTGCAGATTGAAAACTTAAAGGAGGAGTTGGCCTACCTAAAGAAGAACCATGAGGAG GAAATGAGTGCCTTGGGAGGGCAAATAGCTGGCCAAGTCAGTGTTGAAGTGGACTCTGCTCCAGGCATTGACCTGTCCAAGATCCTGGCTGATATGAGAGACCAGTATGAACACATGGCTGAAAAGAACAGGAAGGATGCTGAGGCCTGGTTCCACAACAAG ACTGAAGAGCTGAACCGTGAAGTAGCTGTTAATACTGAGCAACTGCAGAGCAGCAAGTCTGAAGTCACTGACCTGAGACGCACCGTCCAAGGGCTGGAGATAGAGCTTCAGTCCCAGCTTAGCATG AAAGCGGCACTGGAAAACACCTTGGCAGACACGGAAGAGCGTTACAGTGCCCAGCTAGCACAGACCCAGGCCTTGATAGGCAACCTCGAGGCCCAGCTGGCTGAACTCCGAGCTGATATAGAGCGCCAGAACAACGAATACAAGAGCCTCATCGACATCAAGGCTCGTCTGGAGCAGGAGATTGCCACTTACCGCCAACTCCTGGAAGGCCAGGAGAGCCA GATGTTTGGCTCCCTTTCTGCAACTGCTG aCAAAGGAGACAAGCTGACAGATGGAAAAAAGTACTAA
- the LOC134151058 gene encoding keratin, type I cytoskeletal 15-like — MTTSIRQSSSSTYGGGFGGGGSSSSRLSSIRTGGSYRAPSIHGGSGGRGVSVSSARYVSSVGSGYGGGLCSGFGSGYGGGYGGGSALQSGFGWGAGGFGGGAGFGGGAGFGGGLDFGGGDGLLSGNEKITMQNLNDRLAAYLDKVRALEEANADLEVKIRDWYQKQAPTSPERDYSHYYKIIEDLRDKILAATIDNSRIILEIDNARLAADDFRLKYENELFLRQSVESDINGLRRVLDELTLARADLEMQIETLKEELAYLKKNHEEEMKEYKNQLSGTVNVEVDAAPGIDLTRILSEMREQYEALAEKNRKDAEAWFFTQTDELNREVATHTQQIQTGKSEITELRRTFQGLEIELQSQLSMKAGLEANLQDTEARYCAQLAQIQALITSVEEQLSELRCDMERQNQEYRMLMDIKSRLEQEIATYRQLLEGQDSQMSGWSPKDAHLSSGRVRISVEDSVDGKVVSTREKKLCQTITKICTITEEIKDSRNMSSHEQVQHCPPIKNKQEATMKPSQDLEVEIQWSYHYAYGCCSVLFSKVLFSYMALAL; from the exons ATGACTACTTCCATCAGACAGAGCTCTTCTTCTACCTATGGTGGTGGCTTTGGGGGTggtggaagcagcagctctcgCCTCTCCTCAATCCGAACAGGAGGATCCTACAGGGCTCCAAGCATACATGGAGGATCTGGTGGCAGGGGTGTCTCTGTCTCTTCAGCTCGGTATGTCTCCTCCGTAGGAAGTGGATATGGTGGTGGCTTGTGTTCGGGTTTTGGTAGTGGCTATGGAGGAGGCTACGGAGGAGGTAGCGCCTTACAAAGTGGCTTTGGTTGGGGTGCCGGTGGCTTTGGTGGAGGGGCTGGCTTTGGTGGAGGGGCTGGCTTTGGTGGAGGTCTTGACTTTGGTGGAGGTGATGGCCTTCtctctggaaatgaaaagataaCTATGCAGAATCTAAACGACCGTCTGGCTGCGTACCTGGACAAGGTACGAGCTCTGGAAGAGGCAAATGCTGATCTGGAGGTCAAAATCCGAGACTGGTATCAGAAGCAAGCTCCCACTAGCCCAGAGCGGGACTACAGCCATTATTACAAGATAATTGAAGATCTCCGGGACAAG ATCCTTGCAGCTACTATTGACAATTCCAGAATCATTTTGGAGATTGACAATGCCAGGCTGGCTGCAGATGACTTCAGACTCAA ataCGAGAATGAGTTGTTCCTTCGCCAGAGCGTGGAGTCTGACATCAACGGCCTGCGCAGAGTCCTGGACGAGCTGACTTTGGCCAGAGCTGACCTGGAGATGCAGATTGAAACACTGAAGGAGGAGCTGGCCTACCTCAAGAAGAACCATGAGGAG gaaatgaaagaatataaaaatcagCTAAGTGGAACAGTCAATGTAGAAGTGGATGCTGCTCCTGGAATTGACCTGACCAGAATACTATCAGAAATGAGGGAACAGTATGAAGCTCTGGCAGAGAAGAATCGTAAAGATGCTGAAGCCTGGTTCTTCACTCAG actgaTGAGCTGAACCGTGAAGTAGCTACCCATACACAACAGATACAGACCGGCAAATCAGAGATCACAGAACTGAGACGCACATTCCAGGGCCTAGAGATAGAGCTTCAGTCCCAGCTCAGCATG AAAGCTGGACTGGAAGCCAACTTGCAAGATACAGAAGCACGATACTGTGCACAACTAGCACAAATTCAGGCCCTCATCACCAGCGTCGAGGAGCAACTGAGTGAACTCCGATGTGACATGGAGCGTCAGAACCAGGAGTACCGGATGCTCATGGACATTAAAAGCCGCCTGGAGCAGGAGATCGCCACGTACCGCCAGCTGCTGGAGGGCCAGGACTCTCA gatgTCGGGATGGAGCCCTAAGGACG CACATCTGAGCAGCGGAAGAGTTCGCATCAGTGTGGAAGACTCAGTAGATGGAAAGGTTGTTTCTACTCGTGAAAAGAAA CTATGTCAAACCATCACAAAAATCTGCACCATCACAGAAGAGATTAAGGACAGCAGAAACATGTCTTCCCATGAACAAGTCCAGCATTGCCCtcctattaaaaacaaacaagaggCGACGATGAAACCCTCTCAGGACCTGGAAGTGGAAATACAGTGGTCCTACCACTATGCTTACGGGTGTTGCAGCGTTCTCTTTAGCAAAGTTCTATTTTCCTACATGGCTTTAGCATTGTAG
- the LOC134151176 gene encoding LOW QUALITY PROTEIN: keratin, type I cytoskeletal 23-like (The sequence of the model RefSeq protein was modified relative to this genomic sequence to represent the inferred CDS: inserted 1 base in 1 codon; deleted 2 bases in 1 codon), which yields MMTQSCCCSHSSXGNSHRKRHKAAQGRRGSCSVSASQKHWVRSITELNMSTSQGPFQFFSGSLRGSSGCGLAQQGSSYRPSSGDGGASSTYLSFSSARPLQLASWGGFGEQHGESIFLGGNEKQIMQNLNDRLAAYLDKVRSLEAANAQLESCILDWHKTKSHSKRHDFNQYEQSITDMQRQIEDGKITNASILLQIDNANMASEDFRLKYEAEKSRRQGVQFDVENLRRELDNLTIVTTDLEMEIEGLREEHILRRKDHEEDMDAHRSSQDFKVNVKVNAAPPEDLAKILAEIREDYEAIIEKNRRSLDNWYKEQSAAMSLAAIPNPEQLQSSENELKDLTRTLQSLEIELQAQMSKKHMLEDTLADTRNYYALALQNMQQIISKCEEELSQVRQDIKHQNNQYRVLLGIKTRLEKEISTYRLLLEGNVDGTTRKYESNTKEHTGLTSRKIKAIVHDSVNGQVISSTINEIHQQA from the exons ATGATGACACAATCTTGTTGCTGTAGTCATTCAT AAGGGAACTCCCACCGGAAAAGGCATAAAGCTGCTCAGGGAAGGCGAGGAAGCTGCTCAGTGAGTGCTAGTCAG AAACACTGGGTTAGATCCATAACTGAGCTAAACATGAGTACCAGCCAAGGcccttttcagtttttttctggGTCCCTCAGGGGTAGTTCAGGGTGTGGTTTGGCCCAGCAAGGAAGCTCTTACAGACCTTCAAGTGGAGATGGTGGTGCCAGCAGCACAtacctctctttttcctctgccaGACCCCTCCAGTTGGCATCCTGGGGAGGCTTCGGCGAGCAACATGGGGAGAGCATCTTCCTGGGTGGGAATGAGAAACAGATCATGCAAAACTTGAATGACCGTTTGGCTGCCTATCTGGACAAGGTCCGTTCCTTAGAAGCAGCTAATGCTCAGCTTGAAAGCTGCATCCTAGACTGGCACAAGACAAAGTCTCACAGCAAGAGGCATGACTTCAACCAATACGAGCAAAGCATCACTGACATGCAAAGACAG ATTGAGGATGGCAAGATCACCAATGCCAGTATCCTCTTACAAATTGATAATGCTAACATGGCATCTGAAGACTTCAGGCTCAA GTATGAAGCAGAGAAGTCCCGTAGACAGGGAGTGCAGTTTGACGTTGAGAACTTGCGTAGGGAGCTTGACAATCTCACCATCGTTACAACAGATCTGGAAATGGAAATTGAAGGCTTGAGAGAAGAGCACATCCTCAGGAGGAAAGACCATGAGGAG GATATGGATGCCCATCGCTCCTCACAGGACTTCAAAGTCAATGTAAAAGTAAACGCAGCACCACCAGAAGATCTAGCCAAGATTCTAGCAGAAATAAGAGAAGATTATGAAGCTATAATTGAAAAGAACCGTAGAAGCCTTGACAATTGGTACAAAGAACAG AGTGCAGCTATGTCTCTGGCTGCAATTCCTAATCCAGAACAGCTACAGAGCAGTGAGAACGAGCTCAAGGATCTAACACGCACTTTACAATCCCTGGAGATCGAGCTGCAGGCACAGATGAGTAAG AAACACATGCTGGAAGACACTTTGGCCGACACCCGGAATTACTATGCTCTTGCACTTCAAAACATGCAACAGATCATCTCCAAATGTGAGGAAGAGCTAAGCCAGGTTCGTCAAGACATCAAGCATCAAAATAACCAATATAGGGTTCTTCTTGGGATCAAAACTCGTCTGGAGAAGGAAATTTCCACTTACCgcctgctgctggaggggaaTGTTGATGG GACAACAAGAAAATACGAATCAAACACTAAAG aacacACAGGACTGACCAGTCGAAAGATCAAAGCCATCGTACACGACAGCGTGAACGGGCAGGTGATATCCTCCACCATCAATGAGATCCACCAGCAAGCATGA